One Candidatus Palauibacter soopunensis DNA window includes the following coding sequences:
- a CDS encoding slipin family protein, which produces MDPLFFILAGAGALALATSLRILKEYERAVVFRLGRARPTRGPGLIFLVPFGVERMERVSLRIIAMDIPPQDVITRDNVSVKVNAVLYFRVANPRRAILEIEDFLFATSQLAQTTLRSVIGQAELDEVLAEREKFNQILRDIIDQGTDAWGIDVTGVEVKDVDLPNEMKRAIARQAEAERERRAKVINAQGELQAASNLRDAARQLSEYPASLQLRFLQTATEIAAENNSTTLFPLPVELGPMAGLFKGFATAADEAAAAPAPVDERALEGSEGAPQLPRAEAAEDVSEGAGEAEAVTRERDAAG; this is translated from the coding sequence ATGGATCCTCTATTCTTCATCCTCGCCGGGGCGGGCGCGCTGGCGCTGGCCACGAGTCTCCGCATCCTGAAGGAATACGAACGGGCCGTCGTCTTCCGGCTCGGCCGCGCACGCCCGACCCGCGGGCCAGGGCTCATTTTCCTCGTCCCGTTCGGGGTCGAGCGCATGGAGCGGGTGAGCCTGCGGATCATCGCCATGGACATCCCGCCGCAGGATGTCATCACGCGGGACAATGTGTCGGTGAAGGTCAACGCGGTCCTCTATTTCCGGGTCGCGAACCCGCGACGCGCCATCCTCGAGATCGAGGACTTTCTCTTCGCCACGTCGCAGCTTGCCCAGACCACACTGCGCTCGGTCATCGGGCAGGCGGAGCTGGACGAGGTTCTCGCGGAGCGGGAGAAGTTCAACCAGATCCTGCGTGACATCATCGACCAGGGGACGGACGCCTGGGGGATCGATGTCACGGGCGTCGAGGTGAAGGACGTGGACCTGCCGAACGAGATGAAGCGCGCGATCGCGCGGCAGGCGGAGGCGGAACGCGAGCGCCGCGCGAAGGTGATCAACGCGCAGGGCGAACTGCAGGCGGCGTCGAACCTGAGGGACGCGGCGCGCCAGCTGAGCGAATACCCGGCCTCGCTTCAACTGCGTTTCCTGCAGACGGCGACGGAGATCGCGGCGGAGAACAATTCGACGACGCTCTTCCCGCTGCCGGTCGAGCTCGGGCCGATGGCGGGTCTGTTCAAGGGATTCGCGACGGCGGCGGACGAAGCGGCCGCGGCCCCGGCTCCGGTCGACGAACGCGCGCTCGAAGGCTCGGAAGGAGCGCCGCAGTTGCCCCGCGCGGAGGCGGCGGAGGATGTATCGGAAGGGGCGGGCGAAGCGGAAGCGGTGACGAGGGAGCGCGATGCCGCCGGCTGA
- a CDS encoding 3-hydroxyacyl-CoA dehydrogenase family protein: MTEIRKVGVVGAGLMGSGIAQVSASAGYETIVREVEQGFLDRGMAGIRKSLDRAVQKEKLDAADGDATMARLHPTLELGALAACDLVIEAITENLGAKHALFGELGGLCAGETIFASNTSSLSITELAAETDRPERFVGLHFFSPVPVMPLVEVVRCGQTADETFEAAFAFAESLGKSPIACGDNTGFVVNRLLVPYMLDAIRAYEAGVASIPDIDKGLRLGCGYPMGPFTLGDFVGLDTLYHITGIMYDEYKEARFASPPLLRRMYLAGYHGRKTGKGFYDYSGDEPVVSSFVL; encoded by the coding sequence TTGACTGAGATTCGGAAGGTCGGGGTGGTCGGAGCGGGACTGATGGGGAGCGGGATCGCGCAGGTCAGCGCGTCGGCCGGTTATGAGACGATCGTGCGGGAGGTGGAACAGGGATTCCTCGACCGGGGGATGGCCGGGATCCGGAAGAGCCTCGACCGCGCCGTACAAAAGGAGAAACTCGACGCGGCGGACGGGGACGCGACGATGGCCCGTCTTCACCCGACGCTCGAACTGGGAGCCCTGGCGGCGTGCGACCTCGTCATCGAGGCGATCACCGAGAACCTCGGGGCGAAACACGCGCTGTTCGGAGAGCTTGGCGGACTGTGCGCGGGAGAGACGATCTTCGCTTCCAACACATCGAGCCTGTCCATCACCGAACTCGCCGCCGAGACGGATCGCCCGGAGCGCTTCGTCGGCCTCCACTTCTTCAGCCCCGTGCCGGTCATGCCGCTGGTGGAGGTCGTCCGCTGCGGGCAGACGGCGGATGAAACGTTCGAGGCCGCTTTCGCGTTCGCCGAATCGCTCGGGAAGAGCCCGATCGCCTGCGGCGACAACACCGGTTTCGTGGTGAACCGGCTGCTCGTTCCCTACATGCTCGACGCGATCCGCGCGTACGAGGCCGGGGTCGCGTCGATTCCCGACATCGACAAGGGGCTGCGCCTGGGCTGCGGGTACCCGATGGGCCCGTTCACGCTGGGCGATTTCGTGGGGCTCGACACGCTGTACCACATCACGGGGATCATGTACGACGAGTACAAGGAGGCGCGCTTCGCCTCTCCCCCTCTCCTGCGCCGCATGTACCTGGCCGGATACCACGGCCGGAAGACCGGAAAGGGCTTCTACGACTACAGCGGCGACGAGCCCGTCGTGTCCAGCTTCGTGCTGTAG
- the recF gene encoding DNA replication and repair protein RecF (All proteins in this family for which functions are known are DNA-binding proteins that assist the filamentation of RecA onto DNA for the initiation of recombination or recombinational repair.), which produces MTKTPEAPSIRQPEASSAPFLRRLILRDYRNFERLECEFPEAGVAIIGPNGSGKTNLLEAIYYLEVFRSFRGVRDRALVRFGQTVFRVEGEVEGGMSVAAAYDRSQRIKKVEIDALEVERVSAGIGSVGVAAFRLDDAEIVRGGPTLRRRFLDVALSVGVPGYLPALQRYRGLLSQRNEALRRGGSNDEIEAWTEGLIEAGGILTDRRATWVMEGAERYADFYARISGGDGAGLRYSASIASDDGMEGPEGAGSWEDRFRHALERTGERERRQGMTVVGPHRDEIRFEVEAPEGPRDLRSYGSSGQQRTAALALRLLEADRLRERLGREPLYLLDDVFAELDDGRSDRLFRLFESERGGQVILTAPKPGDVGLMGGKLARWRLSNGRIIA; this is translated from the coding sequence GTGACGAAGACACCGGAGGCACCGTCTATCCGCCAGCCTGAGGCGTCCTCCGCGCCTTTTCTCAGGCGCCTGATCCTTCGCGACTACCGCAACTTCGAACGGCTCGAATGCGAGTTCCCCGAGGCCGGCGTCGCGATCATCGGGCCCAATGGATCGGGTAAGACGAACCTCCTCGAGGCGATCTACTACCTCGAGGTTTTTCGGTCCTTTCGAGGCGTGCGGGACCGCGCACTCGTGCGGTTCGGACAGACGGTGTTCCGGGTGGAGGGTGAGGTCGAAGGGGGGATGTCCGTGGCGGCGGCGTACGACCGGTCGCAACGGATCAAGAAGGTGGAGATCGACGCGCTCGAAGTGGAGCGGGTTTCGGCCGGGATCGGCTCGGTAGGGGTCGCGGCGTTTCGCCTCGACGACGCCGAGATCGTGCGTGGAGGGCCGACGCTGCGGCGGCGCTTCCTCGACGTTGCGCTTTCGGTGGGCGTGCCGGGCTACCTCCCGGCGCTGCAGCGCTATCGGGGTCTTCTGTCGCAACGGAACGAAGCGCTTCGGCGCGGCGGGTCGAACGACGAGATCGAAGCTTGGACGGAAGGGTTGATCGAGGCGGGTGGAATTCTCACGGACAGGCGGGCGACCTGGGTGATGGAGGGAGCGGAGCGATACGCCGATTTCTACGCGCGGATCTCGGGAGGAGACGGGGCGGGGCTTCGGTATTCGGCGTCGATCGCATCGGACGACGGAATGGAGGGTCCGGAGGGCGCCGGTTCCTGGGAGGACCGCTTTCGGCACGCCCTGGAGAGGACCGGAGAACGTGAGCGTCGCCAGGGCATGACCGTAGTGGGCCCGCACCGCGACGAGATCAGGTTCGAGGTCGAGGCGCCGGAAGGACCTCGCGACCTCCGGAGCTACGGGTCGAGCGGACAGCAGCGCACGGCCGCGCTCGCGCTGCGCCTGCTCGAGGCGGACCGGCTCCGGGAACGGCTCGGCCGTGAGCCGCTTTATCTGCTCGACGACGTGTTCGCGGAACTCGACGACGGACGCTCGGACCGGCTGTTTCGCCTCTTCGAGTCGGAGCGGGGCGGGCAGGTGATTCTCACCGCCCCCAAGCCCGGTGACGTGGGGCTGATGGGCGGAAAGCTCGCGCGCTGGCGCCTTAGCAACGGACGGATCATCGCATGA
- a CDS encoding isocitrate/isopropylmalate dehydrogenase family protein, whose protein sequence is MSQAPLRIAVIGGDGIGPEVIREACRVLRAAAARGLSDIDLTHFPHGADHYLATGETLSQPTFESLRDDFDAILFGAVGDPRVPDGRHARDLLLGLRVRLDLFLNRRPLRLRAPELSPLRSADSVSIDFEIFRENTEGLYVGIGRVEREGTPDEVAVSESVASRFAVERIVRRAFEHAAPRGLRVTLADKANAVPHMFGLWRRVFAEVAAGYPRVESEMRYVDALAMEMIRVPERFGVIVTSNLLGDILSDLGAEIVGGPGLAPSANVNPGVHGLYEPVHGSAPDIVGMGRANPMAAVLSAALLLRDHGAADAADAVEGAVDAALACGVRTPDIGGSATTSEVGSWLAERVGEA, encoded by the coding sequence GTGTCGCAGGCTCCGCTGCGCATCGCCGTCATTGGTGGCGACGGGATCGGTCCCGAAGTCATCCGCGAGGCGTGTCGAGTGCTCCGGGCCGCGGCGGCCAGGGGCCTGTCCGATATTGACCTGACGCACTTTCCGCACGGCGCGGACCACTATCTCGCCACCGGAGAGACGCTGTCGCAGCCGACCTTCGAGTCTCTGAGGGATGACTTCGACGCGATTCTCTTCGGCGCCGTGGGCGATCCGCGCGTGCCCGACGGGCGTCACGCGCGCGACCTCCTCCTCGGACTGCGGGTGCGGCTGGACCTGTTCCTCAATCGCCGGCCGCTCCGGCTGCGCGCGCCGGAGTTGTCACCGCTGAGGTCCGCGGATTCGGTGTCCATCGACTTCGAGATCTTCCGGGAGAATACGGAAGGTCTGTATGTCGGCATCGGCCGGGTCGAGCGCGAAGGCACGCCGGATGAGGTCGCGGTTTCGGAGTCGGTCGCGAGCCGGTTCGCGGTCGAGCGCATCGTGCGGCGGGCGTTCGAGCACGCGGCCCCCCGGGGGTTGCGCGTCACGCTCGCGGACAAGGCGAACGCGGTGCCGCACATGTTCGGGCTCTGGCGCCGCGTGTTCGCGGAGGTCGCGGCCGGATATCCGCGGGTGGAGTCAGAGATGCGCTACGTGGACGCGCTCGCGATGGAGATGATCCGGGTGCCGGAGCGGTTCGGCGTCATCGTCACGTCGAACCTGCTCGGCGACATTCTCTCCGACCTGGGCGCGGAGATCGTGGGTGGGCCGGGGCTGGCGCCCTCCGCCAACGTGAACCCGGGCGTGCACGGATTGTACGAACCCGTGCACGGCAGTGCGCCGGACATCGTCGGGATGGGGCGGGCGAATCCGATGGCCGCGGTGCTCAGCGCCGCGCTTCTCCTGAGGGATCACGGGGCGGCCGACGCGGCCGACGCGGTCGAGGGGGCCGTGGATGCGGCGCTGGCTTGCGGAGTGCGGACGCCGGACATCGGCGGAAGCGCGACGACGTCCGAGGTCGGAAGCTGGCTCGCGGAACGGGTGGGCGAGGCCTGA
- a CDS encoding acetyl-CoA C-acetyltransferase, producing MSDGNGNGTVFLSAARTAMGAFGGSLKDYSAVDLGVVASEAAIERSGAEPGDFGHVVMGNVMQTSADAIYLARHVGLRAGLPIETPAVTVNRLCGSGFQAVIDGSQEIELGESDVCLVGGAESMSQAPHIVRGARWGLRLGPAPKFEDSLWEALTDPYCGFSMAQTAENLAEEYGISRSEADEVAVRSQQLAAEAWEGGRYEDEVVPMMVGRKGRETSFERDEHLRPDTTVEGLAKLRPYFKQDGLVTAGNASGIGDGAAALVLAGRDYAAAHGLEPAGRLVSYAVAGVPPHIMGIGPAPASRAALEKAGLTLDDIDLVEVNEAFAPQYLAVERELGLDRDKVNVDGGAIALSHPLGMTGARITGHLLHELRRRGGGLGLGAACIGGGQGAAVIVEVDA from the coding sequence ATGAGCGACGGAAACGGTAACGGGACGGTATTTCTCTCGGCGGCCCGGACCGCCATGGGCGCGTTCGGCGGCAGCCTGAAGGATTATTCGGCGGTGGACCTCGGCGTCGTCGCTTCGGAAGCGGCGATCGAGCGCTCCGGCGCCGAACCCGGCGATTTCGGGCATGTGGTGATGGGGAATGTGATGCAGACGTCCGCCGACGCGATCTATCTCGCGCGGCACGTGGGACTGCGGGCGGGGCTCCCGATCGAGACCCCGGCCGTCACCGTGAACCGCCTGTGCGGCTCGGGCTTTCAGGCCGTGATCGATGGCTCACAGGAGATCGAACTGGGGGAGAGCGACGTCTGTCTCGTGGGCGGAGCCGAGTCCATGAGTCAGGCGCCGCATATCGTCCGCGGGGCCCGCTGGGGTCTGCGGCTGGGCCCGGCGCCAAAGTTCGAGGATTCGCTGTGGGAGGCCCTCACCGATCCCTACTGCGGCTTTTCGATGGCCCAGACGGCGGAGAATCTCGCGGAGGAATACGGGATCTCGCGCTCGGAGGCCGACGAGGTGGCGGTACGCAGCCAGCAATTGGCGGCGGAGGCCTGGGAGGGCGGCCGCTACGAGGACGAGGTCGTGCCGATGATGGTGGGGAGGAAGGGGAGGGAAACGTCCTTCGAGCGCGATGAGCACCTTCGGCCCGACACGACCGTCGAGGGGCTCGCGAAGCTTCGCCCGTATTTCAAGCAGGATGGCCTCGTCACGGCCGGCAACGCGAGCGGGATCGGGGATGGGGCTGCGGCGCTCGTGCTCGCGGGCAGGGACTATGCCGCCGCGCACGGCCTCGAGCCGGCCGGCCGCCTCGTGTCCTACGCCGTGGCGGGCGTGCCACCCCACATCATGGGCATCGGGCCCGCGCCCGCCTCGCGCGCCGCCCTCGAGAAGGCCGGCCTCACCCTCGACGACATCGATCTCGTCGAAGTGAACGAGGCCTTCGCTCCGCAGTACCTGGCGGTCGAGCGCGAACTCGGTCTCGACCGCGACAAGGTGAACGTGGACGGTGGGGCGATCGCGCTGAGCCACCCGCTCGGCATGACGGGAGCGCGGATCACGGGGCATCTTCTGCACGAACTGCGGCGCCGGGGCGGCGGACTGGGTCTGGGCGCGGCGTGCATTGGCGGCGGACAGGGCGCCGCCGTCATCGTGGAGGTCGACGCCTAG
- a CDS encoding hemolysin family protein → MDLGLALRLGAVLALVAANAFFVAAEFALVSARRTRIDELAGAGDRLARVVRRAQDDLDRAISGTQLGITIASLGLGWIGEPALARSIEPLFGALGFAAGAAALHTTAIVVAFILITYLHIVLGELAPKTVALLRPETVSRYLAGPLLAFNRVATPAIWLLDGSARLFLRMIRAPVGDTHGVEHAHSPDEIEVLVRQSRREGMVEKDEQAMIEGVFDLTHTVVREVMTPRPDIVAVGAGDPAKVILQVAAASGHSRLPVTDDSLDDIVGIIVVKDLLAEVLAERPTGLVARDVMREALFVPESKAVDDLLAEMRARKTHMAVVVDEFGGTDGIATLEDLLEEIVGEIYDEHDEAEAGLEIGPDGSVGLDGGVSFTDLLAALDLDDLDEDEEYDTVAGYVIGTLGRIPEPGDRVPLGDAWLEVAELVERRITRLTLLGVDEKTVGRLCEALES, encoded by the coding sequence ATGGACCTCGGACTCGCTCTGAGGCTCGGCGCGGTCCTCGCGCTCGTAGCGGCGAACGCCTTCTTCGTTGCGGCGGAGTTTGCGCTCGTCAGCGCGCGACGCACCCGCATTGACGAACTGGCCGGTGCCGGCGATCGTCTGGCCCGCGTCGTCCGCCGGGCGCAGGACGATCTCGACCGCGCCATCTCGGGTACACAGCTCGGGATCACCATCGCGTCGCTCGGCCTGGGCTGGATCGGCGAGCCGGCGCTCGCGCGGTCGATCGAGCCTCTGTTCGGCGCGCTGGGCTTCGCCGCGGGGGCAGCGGCGCTCCACACGACGGCGATCGTCGTCGCCTTCATCCTCATCACCTACCTTCACATCGTACTCGGCGAACTCGCGCCGAAGACCGTCGCGCTCCTGCGCCCGGAGACGGTGAGCCGTTACCTCGCCGGTCCTCTCCTCGCCTTCAACCGCGTCGCGACGCCGGCGATCTGGCTGCTCGACGGCTCGGCCCGGTTGTTCCTGCGGATGATCCGCGCCCCCGTCGGCGACACGCACGGCGTCGAACATGCCCACAGTCCGGACGAGATCGAGGTGCTCGTTCGACAGAGTCGGCGCGAAGGAATGGTGGAGAAGGACGAACAGGCGATGATCGAAGGCGTGTTCGATCTCACCCATACCGTCGTCCGGGAGGTGATGACGCCCCGCCCCGACATCGTCGCCGTCGGGGCCGGGGATCCGGCCAAGGTCATCCTGCAGGTCGCGGCGGCGTCGGGACATTCGCGTCTCCCCGTCACGGACGATTCGCTGGACGACATCGTCGGCATCATCGTCGTGAAGGATCTGCTGGCGGAAGTCCTCGCGGAGCGTCCGACGGGACTCGTGGCGCGGGACGTGATGCGCGAGGCGCTCTTCGTCCCCGAGTCGAAGGCGGTCGACGACCTGCTCGCGGAAATGCGGGCCCGGAAGACGCACATGGCCGTCGTCGTCGACGAGTTCGGCGGCACGGACGGCATCGCCACGCTGGAGGACCTTCTCGAGGAGATCGTCGGCGAAATCTACGACGAGCACGACGAGGCGGAGGCGGGGCTGGAGATCGGTCCCGACGGGTCGGTCGGACTCGATGGGGGCGTCTCGTTCACGGATCTGCTCGCGGCTCTGGACCTCGATGATCTCGACGAAGACGAGGAATACGATACCGTGGCCGGCTACGTGATCGGCACGCTGGGCCGGATCCCGGAGCCGGGGGACCGGGTCCCGCTGGGAGATGCGTGGCTGGAGGTCGCGGAGCTGGTCGAACGACGGATCACGCGGCTCACCCTGCTCGGCGTGGACGAGAAGACCGTGGGGAGATTGTGCGAAGCACTCGAATCGTGA
- a CDS encoding DUF721 domain-containing protein has translation MNGAASEAVPRGTTRRGDARAGERYPEPVGGVLAELLDRMGIRERVERSATAARWERVVGPHIARVTRVGGIKGGTVFIEVAGAAWMTELNMMRRKLLSRLNRDRTRGRLERIVFVQSGESSPTAARTGRTEKGRG, from the coding sequence ATGAACGGCGCGGCCTCCGAGGCAGTGCCTCGCGGAACGACGCGACGCGGGGACGCGAGAGCGGGCGAGCGGTATCCCGAACCCGTCGGGGGCGTGCTCGCGGAGTTGCTCGATCGCATGGGGATCCGCGAGCGGGTGGAGCGCAGCGCCACGGCGGCGCGGTGGGAGCGGGTCGTAGGTCCGCACATCGCGCGCGTAACGAGAGTTGGCGGAATCAAGGGCGGGACGGTGTTCATCGAAGTGGCCGGCGCGGCCTGGATGACGGAACTGAACATGATGAGGCGAAAGTTGCTGAGCCGCCTGAACCGGGATCGCACCCGCGGCCGGCTCGAACGAATCGTGTTCGTGCAGTCCGGGGAATCGTCGCCGACCGCGGCGCGCACCGGCCGAACCGAGAAGGGGAGGGGTTGA
- a CDS encoding tetratricopeptide repeat protein, which translates to MNLSDSWNYEQFDAEAQRLYEAGDFDQALGLLKEALTRYPDSVELLVSLGYTRLAREEYAWARAAFDGVLGIDPEHEEALAGLGDVLLKLGERAAAFQIFEGLITLGYDRDVELMLCVGRSLLREGLLRRAERFFRLALAADRESPDAALDLAFTFYRDGDTEGALFWSREAVRLDPRFAEARALYGNVLYERGDFQGALAQLATIPVTDLADPIVAWRVVDLKRRLEDLPSDAGELRPYLLALEELAPEPSPEERLLAEVEARANGLTAGPGTGQLDLFGRPPDASAVEVHRVRAPNGVVYEGDWDGIVRAMRNGSEEPGSSLADFMRNEAMRLQALTGIAVSWQTARAFLEDSARVGALEIER; encoded by the coding sequence TTGAACCTCTCCGACTCCTGGAACTACGAGCAGTTCGACGCCGAAGCGCAACGGCTGTACGAAGCCGGCGACTTCGATCAGGCGCTTGGCCTCCTCAAGGAGGCCCTCACCCGTTATCCCGACTCGGTCGAACTCCTCGTCTCGCTCGGGTATACGCGTCTCGCCCGAGAGGAATATGCCTGGGCGCGCGCGGCCTTCGACGGAGTTCTCGGGATCGATCCGGAACACGAAGAAGCGCTGGCCGGGCTGGGAGATGTCCTGCTGAAGCTGGGGGAACGCGCGGCGGCCTTCCAGATCTTCGAAGGCCTCATCACACTGGGGTACGATCGGGACGTGGAACTCATGCTCTGCGTGGGGCGCAGCCTGCTGCGCGAGGGTCTCCTGCGCCGGGCGGAGCGATTCTTCCGGCTCGCCCTCGCCGCCGACCGCGAGAGCCCCGATGCCGCGCTGGATCTCGCCTTCACCTTCTACCGGGACGGCGACACCGAGGGGGCGCTGTTCTGGAGCCGCGAGGCGGTGCGCCTCGATCCCCGTTTCGCGGAGGCTCGCGCGCTCTACGGCAACGTGCTCTACGAACGCGGCGATTTTCAGGGGGCGCTCGCGCAACTTGCGACGATCCCGGTGACGGACCTGGCTGATCCGATCGTCGCGTGGCGGGTCGTCGATCTCAAGCGGCGACTCGAAGACCTTCCGTCCGACGCCGGGGAGCTGCGGCCCTACCTGCTGGCGCTGGAGGAACTGGCGCCGGAACCGAGTCCGGAGGAACGCCTGCTGGCCGAGGTCGAAGCCCGGGCGAACGGGTTGACGGCCGGACCGGGCACGGGCCAGCTCGATCTGTTCGGTCGTCCGCCCGACGCGTCGGCCGTGGAGGTGCACCGCGTGCGTGCCCCGAACGGCGTGGTGTACGAGGGAGACTGGGATGGGATCGTGCGGGCCATGCGCAACGGGTCCGAGGAGCCCGGCAGCTCCCTCGCGGACTTCATGCGCAACGAAGCGATGCGGCTCCAGGCGCTGACGGGCATCGCCGTGTCCTGGCAGACGGCGCGGGCCTTCCTGGAGGACTCCGCCCGGGTCGGCGCGCTCGAAATCGAACGCTAG
- a CDS encoding phosphatase PAP2 family protein, with the protein MTPFGHRGASRRIARTGVPRGGLAPLRVAWLFLPLPLAAQDPASAPNPDRAGPGPAGGETSQTWNRVGLGAGVLGGALLLDQSIRDLALDHQGAFGRDLAEGGHTYGDWKRTAPLIAGGGILLGVAFDGERGVRRATSAFFGVFAGSMSNTVVNWTLGRSRPRDERGVLHFDPFRGNASLGSGHTAYAFAIAAAVDEVTDGGWAIPFYVAAAGTGLARIYGDRHWLSDVVVGGFIGWWVGGRATAAAADWLRVEASSASSGRSPPARVRIRPLIAGDALGVQFRFPG; encoded by the coding sequence ATGACACCCTTCGGACATCGCGGCGCCAGCCGCCGGATCGCGCGTACTGGAGTTCCTCGAGGGGGCCTCGCCCCCCTCCGGGTTGCGTGGCTTTTTCTGCCTCTCCCGCTCGCCGCGCAGGATCCCGCGTCGGCGCCGAACCCGGACCGCGCCGGCCCCGGACCGGCGGGCGGGGAGACGAGTCAGACCTGGAACCGCGTTGGACTCGGTGCCGGCGTCCTCGGCGGAGCCCTTCTTCTCGACCAGAGCATCCGCGATCTGGCGCTTGATCACCAGGGGGCGTTCGGTCGTGACCTGGCCGAGGGCGGCCACACGTACGGTGACTGGAAGCGGACGGCGCCCCTTATCGCCGGGGGCGGAATTCTGCTTGGAGTTGCGTTCGACGGGGAACGGGGTGTCCGGCGGGCGACGTCGGCCTTCTTCGGAGTCTTCGCCGGCTCGATGTCGAACACCGTCGTCAACTGGACGCTGGGGCGAAGCCGCCCGCGAGATGAGAGGGGCGTCCTGCACTTCGATCCGTTCCGGGGCAACGCATCTCTCGGGTCCGGCCACACGGCCTACGCCTTCGCCATCGCCGCGGCCGTCGATGAAGTGACCGATGGCGGGTGGGCCATCCCGTTCTACGTGGCCGCCGCGGGTACGGGACTCGCCCGGATCTACGGAGACCGGCATTGGCTGTCCGATGTGGTCGTTGGCGGCTTCATCGGCTGGTGGGTCGGGGGCCGGGCAACGGCAGCGGCCGCGGACTGGCTCAGAGTCGAGGCCTCTTCGGCCTCGTCCGGACGGTCTCCGCCCGCCCGCGTCCGGATCCGGCCGCTGATTGCCGGTGACGCGCTGGGCGTTCAGTTCCGCTTCCCGGGCTAG